CCCGGGGAGATTGAGAAGATAACGATCCCAGTTAGTTTTGCCCTGGGGGATTTGGATGTGATTGTGAAAAAGCCGCAGATTGAGCAGATCAAGAAAATTATGGAGGGTGGGGAGAAGGTTGGTGAGGTGAAGGTTTACTATGGGGCTAGTCATGGGTTCTGCGTGCGAGCAGACCGTCTTCTGAAAGATGCAGAGCAGCAAGCTACGGAGGCGGAGGATCAGGCTCTGGATTGGTTTAATCGCCACTTCGCTAATGTGCAATAAGACCGGTTATGTTTGAAAGGGTGAGCTGCGGGACTATGAGTCTACGCCCTCACTGTCCTCTATCAAAGCTTTCAACTTTCCACCGCGCCGCCGTGCAAGAACCTCGTAAGGGCCCTGTTCCACAATAGACCCCTGTTGAAGGACGACGATATTATCCGCAATCTCCATCATTTCTCTGGCATGCGTAATGATTATCACGGTAAGGCCTAATCGAGCCGACACCAGCCTCTGCACTGTCTGCCGGATCACCTTTGCACTTTCTGGATCAAGGTTTGAGGTTGCCTCATCTAGGATCAGCACCTGCGGCCGACGTACAAGAGCTCGTGCAATCGCCAATCTTTGCGCCTGGCCACCGGACAGGCCCACGCCACCGTCCCCAATGATAGTCGAATAACCGTCGGGGAGTGACACGATGAAGTCATCGATGCCCGCAGCTTGAGCTGCAGTACGAACATTGTGCAACTCACGGAGGGGCGACTCGTCTCTCAAACCGTAACAGATATTGTGATGTATGGTGCCTGGGAATACCGTAGGCTGCTGTGAGACAATCGATATCAGGGAACGGAGGGACGGAGTGTGGAGCCGCCGGATATCCAAACCCCCAATTGAGATGGTCGGCGTCTTGCACATAGACAGCGGTGTTTCATAGAGAGACAGAATCAAGGATGCGATGGTCGACTTTCCTGATCCAGAGCCGCCTACAATCGCTGTGCAAGAATTCTCAGCTATGGCGAGAGTAACGTTtcgaagagcaggagcgTCGAGCCGCGATGGATATCGAAAGGTCAGACTTCGTATCTTCACCGGTGCTGCCTTCAAAGGGCGTTTGTCACCCTTATGTTCATGGGATTGGCCAACAGGTAGGTTGGTCAGTCGTAGCAGCTGAGTAGCCATGTCTTGAGAGGCACTGATTTGCGGAACTTGAAAAGCGATTATTAAGAATCGTACAGGCGAGATTTTCTAAGCATTTGGAAGGAATGGACAAGACTTACTCCATGAGAGTACCGTACTCGCATATCCGATGCTAAATAACAGCATCGAGAATACAGTCATCACATTTTCAACTGTATATCCGGACGATGTGAGAAGCGCTCCGTAGTAAAAAATCAAACCTGCATAGTCTTTTAGAAGAGTCAACAAAACGAGAGAGGCGGCTACTCACCACTCACGAATATTATTGTCGACTCTACAAGGCCGAACAAAATCCCAGTGCAAGCCGCCCTCTTGAGGCATATTTTCATGCATTTTGACGCCGCCATCAAGTATTTCTTGTGAAAGAATGGCTCGAGCGTTAGGGTCCTCACAGTTCGTATTTCTGAGAATGTCTCGACAAATACGTCTGATGCATTCCTGGCAACTTCATTGCACCGTCCCTGCCACAGTCCGCTGGTTCCTTCAAATCCCCTGGTAATGGCATAAATGACGGGACCGCAAGACAGTGCCACCAGGGTGAGCTTCCAGCAGACGACTAGACACCAAATGACTGCGGTCATGGTAATTGCCACAGCTACCAGGACGTAGCCGCCGAAACGGCCTACTAGGTTCCGCATATCCTCCCCGTTTTGATCTAGACATGCAGTGATCCTGGATGGCGAATTGCTTTCTTCATCGAACCACTGCCGAGGCTGGTCCAACACTCGTCTGAATGCCTCCTTGCGAAGCTGATCGACCCAGGCCTGGCCTGAAGCTTCCAAAAGATAATGCATGAAGTAAGAGGCAGTCCCGTCAATTAGAGCGACGCCTAGAACAGCCAGAGCCCATCTCAAGGAGCTGACTTTTATGTCGTAGAATGACTGGAAGAACTGAGAAAGACAGTAAGAGAAAACAGGCGTTGCAGTAGCATCCACCAATGCAGCTATGACTCCGAGCAGAAGGAGCAGTCGCTGTCTCAGGGTGAGGCTGGGCACTAATGTCCGCATGATCTGGTTCATGGAGAGACGATGCGGCCCTGAAAGTGGAGTGTTCCCTCTTGCGTATTGTGGCCGCTTGATAGGCCGCGAATCATTTATTGCAGGGACAGGAGGAGGTAGAGAAGCGCGATGTAATCGGAGTCGATGAGCGGAGATTAATGACCTGCGTGACTGCGCCATAC
The Aspergillus fumigatus Af293 chromosome 4, whole genome shotgun sequence DNA segment above includes these coding regions:
- a CDS encoding ABC transporter ATP-binding protein — its product is MQYTFRTIIALGLAFYTSWSLAFITLAGIPAFSAIVAFLSSRIKPRIEAQQVELNRASKVANNATSLIDTVKCLNGQVLELRDFSLKINSAAAQYLKQAHLNSLRIAVIRFMMFGMFIQGFWYGTALTTSGKLTAGEVLRTFWACLTAAQSIELALPQVIVMEKGKVAAIMLKDLLNDRRVKKRPEELEGASYPRYCEGDIEVCDLSFTYSSQPDRPILSSVSFFFPAGETTFVIGESGSGKTLSLNWIRNNITLVDQQSVLFNESVLTNIAFGRRAHETVTKGDLRECIDLAMLRDTIDSLPNGLDTCVGPGGSFLSGGQRQRVAIARARLRDTPILIMDEPTSALDGINRIAVMKAIREWRRGKTTIIITHDMSQIVDQDYVYVLEHGSVVQSGYRHELENSPAKEKYFRFSERQILSKSHPKPEVPYVNGETQEIIDFPNTICVSNFGFKETPVLSRRIPSQPKNTQLFDRRMEETQLAAGLRNVVKAASQAEISIPDGVAIPMCELSMAQSRRSLISAHRLRLHRASLPPPVPAINDSRPIKRPQYARGNTPLSGPHRLSMNQIMRTLVPSLTLRQRLLLLLGVIAALVDATATPVFSYCLSQFFQSFYDIKVSSLRWALAVLGVALIDGTASYFMHYLLEASGQAWVDQLRKEAFRRVLDQPRQWFDEESNSPSRITACLDQNGEDMRNLVGRFGGYVLVAVAITMTAVIWCLVVCWKLTLVALSCGPVIYAITRGFEGTSGLWQGRCNEVARNASDVFVETFSEIRTVRTLTLEPFFHKKYLMAASKCMKICLKRAACTGILFGLVESTIIFVSGLIFYYGALLTSSGYTVENVMTVFSMLLFSIGYASTVLSWIPQISASQDMATQLLRLTNLPVGQSHEHKGDKRPLKAAPVKIRSLTFRYPSRLDAPALRNVTLAIAENSCTAIVGGSGSGKSTIASLILSLYETPLSMCKTPTISIGGLDIRRLHTPSLRSLISIVSQQPTVFPGTIHHNICYGLRDESPLRELHNVRTAAQAAGIDDFIVSLPDGYSTIIGDGGVGLSGGQAQRLAIARALVRRPQVLILDEATSNLDPESAKVIRQTVQRLVSARLGLTVIIITHAREMMEIADNIVVLQQGSIVEQGPYEVLARRRGGKLKALIEDSEGVDS